The Tribolium castaneum strain GA2 chromosome 3, icTriCast1.1, whole genome shotgun sequence sequence TAAGCATATGTCTAAGTATACTTATGTAAATTACTAACAACATACTCAACAGATAAgattttaaattcgaaaattattGAGGAACCAATTCTTGGTACTTATTTGACGATACATCCTGCATTTTGAGTATTTCACTGAACAAATCGTTTATGCATTTTGAATAACTGCATAGTgaatatataattattaatttagaatttgcCGTTACAATGATGGAGCACTGACTTAAAGTGAATCATTATGCTAATGATTTCAACtagtaatttataatttacaaaGCTTATAGCTATACaaataatacatttatttAGTCTAGACTTTATTATTAGACAATCAAGGTTAATTTACCAcgttgaaaataataaagtttttgaagacaaatttacaaacattttattttccgCAATAagaatttatcaattttttgtggaaataacAGACTATTTTTATAGTATATGTATGGAGGAGTAAAAACTATATATTTTCtaacaaaacatttattttcgcatttttaaatatttgtaaaaaatttcaatgttttatttaatattttctaaaattgtaTCGGTGtactaatatttaatttttttattgatgcAATAATACTCTGTTTAAGGAACATAAGGACCCTTatgcaaaatttgtttattaaagaaTTATATTATTGCTGATTATTGCTCCAATTGTTTAAGTGAAATAACCTTCTTAGAATAAAAAGTAGATTCTTAGGTATGATCGAAGGTATacctattatttattttcaatgtgTGAGAAACACTTTCAAGTTTTAATTGTCAGATCAGAATTAGTCTTATACCTAGTATTTTTTCGGCAAATAAAGACTATAATGGGTAGGTATTTGAatataaagtaaattttacttgttttgtaaaacaaaGCCACTTTCATGTTTTGCATAAGGATATAATTAGGTAAACTCATTTAAACTTCTAAACTGTCTAAACTGCAGTGTACATACGGTCTAACCTAACATAGTGCGGcctataaagtttatttttaggaCCTAAGATATTATCTGTTAATTGTTTTGTGGAATATATTTTGACTTTGAAAATATAGCTATAAGAAAGTGGCATTTTCGtctaaaataatgaaaaagtaaatttttatggcaaTGAgatttatctttcttttataAGTGGTAATTGAATAGCCATGGTTATAAACAAATACTTGCCATCTTTTTGGCTCCTCCTTGACAAATCTTGAGCAAGATCCATATCCACACTGCCATCAGAATCCGTATCCCTACAATTATTCACTTGATACTGTTGATTAGTGAAATTCCATGCAAGACTATTATTTCTCTTAGGTCCACTATCACTCATCAATGCTTCTATAGAAAACGGTCTCGGCACCGGTTTCGTCAACGTTTCACTCAACGTCGGTTTCATGACCGTTTCACTCGACGGCActtccatttttaattttattcaaattcacATCGGACCGAAAACTAATTCAAAGACGGAGCAACGTTTCCACATAAAAAGTTTCACTGACACTGATCCGATCAAAGCCAAGTTAACTTTGTAAGGGGTGAAGAGATGAATTGGGCGTATTCTTGTTATAAACTCCTCCCTTGTTAGTCTGTTGGTTCTAGTTCGACCAATCGCGGCACGATAATCAATGTTGTCTGCTAAATCTGTTAGCAATATTAATTAGCTGGGGGAATTTATTAGGATGTAGCGCAATTTGACGCTCACTAATAACGACGGATTTTTTATGCATTGAAGTGATTTGCCGATTTGGGATGCGAGCAAGATTGAATAAAGTGAGATTTCTTTTTGGATATGCAAATTTTACAAGTTGTACACATACCTTACGAAAAAACGAACGAAACTCTCCTAATTCATTCGATTTTCAATTATATtgctttatatttattttatcattaattAGGTAAAGTGCACTTTTTACCTATACCTAagttgaaattaagttggcatcTCTGAATACACCTAATAAGAGATATAAGATTGTATAGTTTATCACGTGACTGGTAACAAGAATAACCAAAAGAATGATTTGGTCACACTATTCAATGTtgtcaacttaatttcaaattcaGAAGACATTTTGTAGACAGCAAAGTGCGAAAACTTACAATGTTTGATCTTGATCTTTTATGAGTCGTTGaaataagttggcaacatcaaaaaataaagtcaaaagatataaattgacATCTTTAGTATACCAACATAAATTCAAAGTGTATAGAccaatataataaaaaaaaataaacaaaaattaaagtttttcctATTGCTATTGcttatttcttaaaattctTCTTATGCGAATTATTTAAGTATGAATGTATTAAAACGCATATTATTGTGctgtataatttatttaaaatatttgtataaACCTGAGAATTTCGAATAATAAGTCAATAAATAACCCATCAGTTAATAATTCAAGTAGAAACAATTCAAAATTTGTCCGTGAAATGCAGATTCGATCAGTGgctattaaaatttgaatgaaTTTTTAAGCGTCTCACAATCTGAAATAGCTCACAATAATAAACGTGGTATGCTAATGACCAAAGTAAATTACTTCGGCGCATCAAGAATTGATAGTAATTCCATAAAACTGACTGTCGTcttatttcagttttaattactttatttaataatcATTAAATAGTTGTTCTTGGTTTCAACGGTAATTAGCTATTTGTTCTATAAACGAGCGTTcaattaatgaaataattacaaGTTTACTTATAGTAAATTGATGATATCGCATGCTCGTTTTCTGCATCAAACATTTATGATAATTGTTGTATGTCTTTCTGGAACCGCACAGGGGAAAACACATTTCACCCTCACCATCACCacccttatttttttttctcgaaTCATAATTATTGAATGTTTTATGCTTTTGTTTGCTCGGCAATAACATTGCACTCAGTAACTTTTTCAAGTGAAGAATTGTAAAAATACAACTTAGATGATTTCTaaagtaaaaatgtttaatttttcaacactttGAATgatgaaacatttattaattagcacatatttaactttaatttcgaattttcATTAGAGACTAAAAATCCGCAGAAATGGTATCTATAtggatttgtttttaatagtCATTTATGGATTTCATACgtcaaattaacatttttaaccaACAAGGATTGAAAACTGTCAATCAACTAAAGATCTTGGGATTTGTCGGTGTCAGTTTGTTTCGGTGCTATTTTTGCGTTACAAGTTTTcgttaaaattaaacatttcagattaaattaaaaggcgctgttaattaatttatattttgaaatGACATTTGtgtctttgaaaaattttttgacggcagaaattgtttttggttGTTTAGGGCAGAGAGTAATtgaactttatatttttagcgaCGTTTTGATTTTACTTAAATCTTTATCAGGCTACAAGGAGAAACGTAAGGTTTGTTGACTTTTGTAAATGTTTAAGAATATTGCAGGTATGTTGACGTGTTTAAACACTCACAGAAGGTTTGACATCATTTTCaactttatttaatattttttttgtcttttttgacaaaacagtGTAAAATAATGACGTTTCTTGCTGAAAACAGAAAACGTGGTAGATACAGCTcacgaaaaaacaaattttatgtaGGTAATAATCTTTCTTTAATTGacttaatatttaatattttttttagttttgacgaaattttgtaaaataattgcaattttgAGTGAAAAACATGTATACACAACTCtccagaaacaaaaaataattttttatttaagttaccgATGTTTTCCACAAAAATCGATATGgtcataaataacattacaacggcacttttagttttatatgtcagaaatttttagcttatttttaccaaaattttgcaaaaaaaatttttctctaccagaaaacatttttttttaattttgttcagtgatttttttgtcgggtttttaattcaaaaacatggttttatccaaaaaaaaaactttcgaCTTAATTCGGTGATTTGCTGGCTTACTTTTGCCAAAATCTCATTAAACACTTCCAGTTCTTCTTGAAGAATGTGCTAAAATTCTTCTATGAACTGAAATAGATACTCGTAGGTAtctatgcaaacgctcaaaaaaacaaaaatttatgaaaattttgttttgccaaattgtgatttaaaaaaaaataaagttagatcttattataacaaaaaaaaaaacatatataaTCCAATTTTTACCTACAcattttatcgaaaaaaatacGAATGTTTGCAACAAAACATTCCCTTGatcatagtttttttaattaagtctttaaaacgtaaataaaattaacattaagtTATACAAAGCGATCAAAAAGTCTTTCTATCAACAAAGCTTATAAATTAAAGGACGTATGTTCTTCGGAACTAAAGCCTAATGTCAaaggaaaaatgttaaaaattaaacaaattaaattattgttggaaTTCAGTTTTGTTCCATAGACACTATTTACGGATGGTATAGCGTTCGGGTGTTATTTATGTCACAAATTCACGGCATCTAACAGTTTATGTTTGGggtaatttcattttaaattttgacatcAAGCTGAACTAATACACGACACCGGACATACGTTGTCAAGTAATATGCCTACTTGATAGAAGGACTTTTTGATCGCTTTGTACTAATACAGAAAATTAAAGCAGTGTGGACAAGTCCCAAtagaaatattcaaaatacGAGTAGAATGAATAAATCCTGATGAATATCTATctattgatttattaaaactatatttaattaaagttgaaCGTATTCTATTCATTATGATCATCTTGTGCAATATGCAAACGAAACGTCAAGTACGTGCAAAGAGGGTCGTCCGGGGATTAAAATACTTGTGGTTAAGCGATTTTCGGTGTAGTCATCAGCAGTGCATTGTGCCCTCAATTAGCCGCTGCTTAAAATGGCTATTTATTTTCACCCCCCAGATTAACTCTCCATTCGTTCTCCGTTTCCAGTTATTTATCTCAAAACGTTGAtgatatttacaaattaatgTCGAATAATTTCGAATTAGCTGTGATAGTTTTCCATTGCAAAACAGAACTAATTCAATAAGCGTCGGTCTGATAGCGACATCAGCGTGTTGCTTTGTGAAGCTGTCATTCTGTCAAGCTTATTGTTGTTTTGTCAATCAAAAACGCCGCTCGCTGCCAACAGACGTGTCAAAAATTGCTACTGAATCGCCACggcaaaaattattgaaaataattgtagCGTGATGAATTGGGCGACGGCTTTGTTTCACTTACACAATAGTTTCTCTATGTCAAGTGGagattgcaaaattaaaaccaaaataacgtcataaatttttatcacacAGTGTATGAGACAACCAAGCTGGTCCAaaataatagattttttttctacagagTGTTCCAGGTACCGAAAATCGTTCAATATATCGacatatataaaaaaaaaacaaaaaaaaagaactaGTTGACTTTTTGCACTTTTATTAACTCAAAAAGTTTCCAAAGGCAGGAAGTTGTATAAAACTCAGTTACAGCgaagagattaaaaaaaattaatagataCGTTAGTATCAGCTCTTCATTCGcgataattttgtcttttctcCATACAAAGTAATTGataacttaattcgaattaattgAATCTGAgattaaatttcaatttgctTTCTGGAAACCTATCCTCAAGTGTGTAAGGATTTAAGTCAtcaaaatacataaaagtacgtattaacaataataacaataataatgccaacatcgcattttactaaataattttttaaaataacgttgataaaaatttaaaatatagttGTTGATTAGATACTACAGGGTGTCCGATTTACGAGCTCCACCATGGAgatctcagttattttaaagagatacgaggttctttaaattagagcaaagttgcacatttttttgctgaacaattatctgtaaaaaatttaatgtcgtttttgtttttaaaaaactgaaaaaaacggTAACTTGtagttgtttttattattttaagcaaaaaagtaaaagcgAAAGTAACTAGATGTTTTTAACCAGAACATTCTTTAGGACCTTTTTtcaaggaatctaaatctgtcatcgtaCTTTCCAAGACGTTCTTGATGTCTTGATGtcgctttttgtatttttgaaaagtgtttttatttctgattacaAAGATGTATTACATAATATGATCGAAACTTATATGTtgatcaaaatggagaaaaaactatttttgcgaagagtgctttggaaaaaacgcaaactagattttgtaagtgaaaaacaagacaaagtgATAAAAGTGCTgctcacatttttaataaaactgtcaaaatttagtttgttgaacaaaatttttggcgtttttttctaaagtactctttgcaaaaacgcttttttttaattttaatcagctTGTAAGtttcgatcatatcatgtgatacatcgttgtaatcaggaacaaaaagactattcaaaaaaaaacaaatatcgaatactatgtttatttacagTTATGCATCGAATCTTTGAATTATGAGAGTGTGTCAGCTAATCGCAAAAAGTTTCAACAGCAGGTTAAAGGTATTTATATCTTTTTCTGGGGCGGTCTCACATACTCATCATGTAGACACTAATTATAATTTGTCTCCCACTATTTGATTAGCTGTGTTGTTAGCTGCTTTTTCTAGTCCCTCCCAACTAAACCAAATTAACAATCCTTTGGTTAGTCCAGCGATAAATTTAGCAAGTTATTTGTTAActaatgaattaaattaaattgagctTGTGAAAACTATTAACTTCAAAGTGGAGTAGATGGGCCTTCTTAATTAGAAAATGTCTACTCATTTAAATGAGCTGAAAACGAGCGGAATATCTAAGAATATATACTTATAGTGCTCTCAAATTGGTATAAGGGGGGTGCTTGTGGTTTAACTTATTTTACAACAATAGCGGACAtatgttttggtaaaatttgcagtggttataatttataaaacgaTAACTAGTGCATAAAAAGCGTCTTTCTGTaaatatgttaaatattaaatggtGGTTTTTTGCTGAAGGCAACGGAACAATGTCAGTTGTGTTCTTCCGTGGTGTTTATAGCGTAATGATATACTATTAAGCTAATTTCCTATGCAAATTGATCGAGTGCGCGAGCTTAAATTGGCCCTTTTCCAGACTACGGTTACGCCTTCTCCAGGGCATTATTGTTAGAACACAGTGTAACTGTGTGTGGGGAGAATTTCTTAAATTGAGCGAATGCATCGAGAATtttatacaattattattgtttctctAAACACTGCATTTGTAATTGCTAAAAAGTTGCAATTTTTGTAGgtacttctttttttttattttttttgaaacaaggCCGAATATGAGAGTACTTCAAAtgggtattattaaaaataattctccATTTCTCGAGGGTGGGCTTAGTTTTTGGAGACGCAATGATGATTCACAATGTTCTGGTTAGTTACtggaaacattaataaattgtctCATTTGTCTGCGCTTGCATAGAATGTAGACTTATAAATCAGAGTAGTTAGTGGAATATTCGAGCACACATGTGACGAAACGACGGCTCCGGGAGTCACGGATGAGAAGATATCACTTTGAGTCGCCGCTTGTGTGAAAGTAGACGTGAAGTGACGCGAAAAAgtgacaattttaaaaatataagaacAACTCGCGGACGTGATTTAATTGAGAAATTTACAAATACTTTATTTCAAGGTTTTTCACCTTTCGAATTTGGCTTCCCACGAAAAAAAGggagattttatttattggcgGCGATAAGATGAATAAATAAACGGTTTACAATCAATTCATGACGCGgcgtttgttttttgaaagctGATAAATGGCGAGCACAAAgcgaattttaatttattgcattttaataTTGCAACGGCGTTGGACAGTGCACAAAGGAACTATAGCCGCGGCTTTTTATTGACCAAAATACCACTAAAAATTATCCCAATTTCTCGAGTAAAATTAACTACTAATTTATTtacgtttgtttttttttgcaaacatttgGGATGCTAGGAAAGGGtaaatcattaaataaattagaaaccAGTTTATCTACAagttaaaactaaaaatggaTGGAACATACATagataataaacaaatatgaatggataaaattaaatacttgtttttttaaacctttTTATTCATATGTCTGCTGGTAtgctttgttttctgtttttctcttttcatcttgttttgacgaaaaattcttaaaataagtgaaaaaCGTAACCTAAAGCTAgttagataattttttagatagaattttaagaaaatcaatttaattgttttaaaactgtctaaaataatgtaatacagGGCTAGTCAATAGTAGGCTATTTCTGAATTTCTATAATTATGCAAGCAATAATACCGATTCCAGCTGACTAGATCcgtaatcttaaaaaaaaaattgatccaGTATTACATTGTTCTGGGTAGTGTAAGTTTGTCttgataattttgataaaatttcattatggatttttattatttaaaatataaaaaaccagtggtgattcaattaatgttttgaaaaattaattgaccTTCCAAGTGGTAAGTGCAACTAGTATATTTGGTTGTATCTTAGGAGAAGTCAAAGTCAGAAGTAACCCCCTATTTGTATACTTGTATTTTGAGATGACGTAGGCAACCAATTATACAACTTCCTCACAAAAGACTGTTACGATTGACCAACCACTTTTTAAACGgatatagaaataaaaaatcgatagATATTTTTAGCTGGTAATAGTTATAATTAAATGGGCGAGGCTAATCTTTTTCCCTGTTTCGCCTACATTTCCATTGGTTTTGTGTTGTTACAATGGTGGACAATAGATATAATCGCGTACACcgtatttttgttgttttgttagGTATTAGCATAATGTCAAATAGTAAAATTGCCAAAACTGGAGGGAAAAAGATACGAATACGtttgaaagattttattttatataatattttaatcaaagtTCATAAGCATAGACCATTTTGATGAgaaatttattacataattaattttaacaaaacgaaTAATAAAGTAATACCTAATAgaataaattaagtgacttaattctttttatttggttttcgAATGTGATGATAATTTGGTAACACTTTTGAGAGTGTTTCCATTTGCAGCGTCTGCAACTGAAAcgaatcaaattaaatttattttcagggGACATTTAAGCATACTCCAGGTCTATCCAGGCCTTCCCTCATTTGACATTTCTCCCCAAaaatgataacattttctttcaaaatttgttcttCTGTTACTTTACAACCAGCGCCAACTGTGCAACCATTTGTAACAGTAACTTTATTGCCCACAAAGCACTTTGATTCAAACACGTTGCAATTTCCTATTTTTGGTGACTCGACGTGACAATCAACTTCAAATACGTTGTGAGCGCCTATTATTAACACGGGAGTTTTCTCGGTATCCTGTTCATCAAATGGTAACCTACAATAGATGTATTTATTGAGGGGTTCATTCGTGTGTAGATTAATTCTTAACCGATGAATAATTTTCGCTTGTTCTTCTATTAAACAACAATCACCAATAATAATAGGGCCAGCCTCGGCTAAAATTGTGGCACTTGGATGGATAATTGTACCAGCACCTATGGTAATGTCACCTCGTAATTTTGATTCCTCGCAAACTAAAGCACCCGGCaaaatttttatgctgaataaGGGAGTAGTTTTAATAATGGATACATATTTTGGGAAATATTACCTGTTTCGGGACATTTTAGCAGCAACAATAACAACACATTAAAAGTATAAGGTTATGAGCAGGGTGGTGAAACCTAAATGCACCAAGCCAAGTATAGgcgccaaattcaaaatcgactGTAGTTCGGCTTGCTATCGCAGATGTCGCACACACGTATAGTCAATTTTAGCGAAGCTACCTATAATATCGGCAGAAATTAACAGTGGACCTGTGACAGTTGCCATTGTGCAAATCGCCATTTTGTGCTTGGTTTGTTTGGTGTTCACCTTCGGATTTGTTTTGTGTGAAATTAGTActgttttgtggtttttttcgtgtgtgtgcttttttgaacttttttattgtaggaatataaataatttgatggatCAATCATTAGTTTATAGTTATCGTATCGTGTATATTGACtagtgataataaatttttattacaagtttattgtctttatttattctcatattttatttttcgtattttttgtaaatattcagcAACAATAGTTGTCTAACATCAGAAAGTGTTATTAGCAACTATTGTtgtgaatatttacaaacaatacgaaaaatgcaatcaaactttaaaagaaaagtaacTACGGGCAATTCAAATCGCCCGCGATAACACTTAGTACGCGCTGGCAACAATAGATGTGCTAGTGACACTTTCGCTCTATCGGGACAAGGACAGATGCGTTTCTGTAAAACCTGTTATTCTGTGGTTATGAGAGCTTGTCAAATGTAAACCTGGCAGACAAACCGGATGAAATAGGTACCTGTAATATGttggtttattaaaaaaatgcaatattattttttgttgtaaattttacagttttttttaacgtttattgaaataataaatactacACACATTgagatatttattattacgaTATTACGCTCATAGGTTCGAAGTTTGAAATggcatctttaatttttcccGCTAAATGGCAGGATGTCACCCGCAGAGAGCGCAAATTTAGTcgcaaaattgcattttttatttctg is a genomic window containing:
- the DCTN6-p27 gene encoding dynactin subunit 6 yields the protein MSRNSIKILPGALVCEESKLRGDITIGAGTIIHPSATILAEAGPIIIGDCCLIEEQAKIIHRLPFDEQDTEKTPVLIIGAHNVFEVDCHVESPKIGNCNVFESKCFVGNKVTVTNGCTVGAGCKVTEEQILKENVIIFGEKCQMREGLDRPGLQTLQMETLSKVLPNYHHIRKPNKKN